A window from Drosophila yakuba strain Tai18E2 chromosome 3L, Prin_Dyak_Tai18E2_2.1, whole genome shotgun sequence encodes these proteins:
- the LOC6532381 gene encoding protein cueball: MIRIRFGMDVLLVLLLATCLLSPTHGTPLEWDFAVTLRTKIQFMDSSWQTIATAAHEFDELSALTFDESEELIYFNDLKHRNGSIFSLKRDLIAANHVVEQTIARTGNESVAGLAYDPLTTNLFWSDTEQRKIFFASIHGSATPKVLVDLSAEGGRPDGVAVDVCRRKLYWTNSNVTHPTVERIDLDGSNRTVIVNSDIDMPRGIVVDQLSDRLFWIDDLKGVFFSVESSKLDGSDRQVVLKDKHHEPLNLAVTNDAIYWTDRTTRSVWSHPKVPVIRVTTTSKPEEEDSTDATDFKDPEPVAEDCPLVRVANLSEEARGIVARTGFYQRLQKDHHCASIVRKVKQRVDEQSRKFEVSSLLDQKMKVLENERCMNNGEYKAATDLCICPTGFKGSRCEIRECHNYCVHGTCQMSESAYPKCYCQPGFTGERCEVSVCAGLCLNGGHCRASKEENEAPTCECPAKFGGARCEQNSTEICSLFCRLLKHEPEMYVPFGCHSICEELAQGNSTNIAVPQYQHLEVCLTPTVWTSSVIIILVVGIVSSLLLVAVIVHGIRRLYKPKRPRIRKTFVVRKQARTNSAGDTPLTNRPLATEQCEITIENCCNMNICETPCFDPKLVEQTLSKSSCKEDKKILIHNMEDDLY; encoded by the exons ATGATCCGGATCCGATTTGGAATGGATGTGCTGTTAGTTTTACTACTTGCCACATGCCTGCTGTCCCCTACACATGGAACGCCACTGGAGTGGG ACTTTGCCGTCACGCTGAGGACGAAGATCCAGTTCATGGACAGCTCCTGGCAGACGATAGCCACCGCCGCCCACGAGTTCGACGAGCTGTCCGccctgaccttcgacgagtCGGAGGAGCTGATCTACTTCAACGACCTGAAGCACCGGAACGGCAGCATATTCTCCCTGAAAAGGGATCTCATTGCCGCCAACCACGTGGTGGAGCAAACGATCGCACGCACGGGCAATGAGTCAGTGGCAGGACTAGCCTACGATCCACTGACCACGAACCTCTTCTGGTCGGACACCGAGCAAAGGAAGATCTTCTTCGCTTCCATTCACGGCTCTGCGACGCCCAAGGTTCTGGTGGATCTGAGCGCGGAGGGTGGACGACCCGATGGCGTGGCCGTGGATGTGTGTCGCCGCAAGCTGTACTGGACGAACTCGAACGTCACGCATCCCACCGTGGAGAGGATCGATCTGGATGGCAGCAATAGGACCGTGATCGTCAACTCCGACATTGATATGCCCAGGGGCATTGTGGTGGATCAGCTGTCGGATCGGCTCTTCTGGATTGACGACCTGAAGGGCGTGTTCTTCTCGGTGGAGAGCTCCAAGCTGGACGGTTCCGATCGTCAGGTGGTGCTGAAGGACAAGCACCACGAGCCCCTGAACCTGGCCGTGACCAACGATGCGATCTACTGGACGGACCGTACTACCAGGTCTGTTTGGAGTCACCCGAAAGTGCCGGTGATTCGGGTTACCACCACGAGCAAGCCAGAGGAGGAGGATTCCACGGATGCCACGGACTTCAAGGACCCGGAGCCGGTGGCCGAGGACTGTCCGCTGGTGCGCGTTGCCAATCTCAGCGAGGAGGCGCGCGGCATTGTGGCTCGCACCGGTTTCTACCAGAGGCTGCAAAAGGACCACCATTGCGCCAGCATTGTGCGCAAGGTGAAGCAGCGCGTGGATGAGCAGAGCAGGAAGTTCGAAGTAAGCTCACTGCTGGACCAGAAGATGAAAGTACTCGAAAACGAGCGTTGCATGAACAACGGCGAATACAAGGCTGCCACCGATCTGTGCATCTGCCCCACAGGCTTCAAGGGTTCCCGTTGCGAGATCCGCGAGTGCCACAACTACTGCGTCCACGGCACATGCCAGATGTCGGAGTCGGCCTACCCCAAGTGCTACTGCCAGCCGGGATTCACGGGCGAGCGCTGCGAGGTGAGCGTGTGCGCTGGACTGTGCCTTAATGGTGGTCACTGTCGGGCGTCCAAAGAGGAGAACGAAGCGCCCACCTGTGAGTGTCCCGCCAAGTTTGGAGGAGCTCGCTGCGAGCAGAACTCCACGGAGATATGCTCCCTCTTCTGCCGTCTGTTGAAACACGAGCCGGAGATGTATGTGCCCTTCGGCTGTCACAGCAT CTGTGAGGAACTGGCTCAAGGCAATAGCACCAACATTGCTGTTCCGCAGTACCAGCACTTGGAGGTATGCCTTACGCCCACCGTGTGGACAAGCAGCGTGATCATCATCCTCGTCGTGGGCATTGTGTCTAgcctgctgctggtggctgtGATCGTTCATGGAATCCGTCGCCTGTACAAACCCAAGCGCCCACGCATCAGGAAGACCTTTGTTGTTCGCAAGCAGGCCAGAACGAACTCGGCAGGAGACACGCCGCTCACCAACCGCCCACTGGCCACCGAGCAGTGCGAGATCACGATAGAGAACTGCTGCAACATGAACATCTGCGAAACG CCCTGTTTCGATCCCAAGCTGGTGGAGCAGACGCTGTCCAAGTCCAGCTGCAAGGAGGACAAGAAGATTCTCATCCACAACATGGAG